A portion of the Toxoplasma gondii ME49 chromosome VIIb, whole genome shotgun sequence genome contains these proteins:
- a CDS encoding hypothetical protein (encoded by transcript TGME49_260000), translated as MEVSELPVKSMPGMVRASETNARKDGFTPQALLPAFEAVKRQAIEKILRESGDDLRFQLRSYIVERLYGGAWRGRSTQHGGASHCDGAATAVPPSLPDADELVRKDRTQHTSSLVSPGCQTSRPQSSLTARQGLPTSSPGTGPQHQQCKEGWLRQARTVFPLERQRRYPAAPLRQKTLGCLLLEFLHKNGFPYSASVLRQEAGIPAWDTLSPQHICTALDLPSQPLVPPPRRPGESCEPRPERRTSLLDHILELVRQRKIVGSSPRRIVARATLSPLRPSSTTACRPQRRKASSPGSSRNAFPPSAASTGSKYSTSKRRVPSNSVSRCSRSSCTSRCSSFTCSCRSTLRLVSGCSRSFSEPPRISLPLESSKSCCSVYCDACDGVADLAECAACDAGERELQRSASLGFPNVCSCETWVTSPRQMRGKTVKRGRADRKQSHSGDPILRRASTGGLARSDSFWGPGNESRHRGGSAHSARFSSGRRHLQNSGDEMHGGRQKELQKQASVADRLREIDREYRKKLEAIDARGQLSDDVSCSCSSPCSGDWISCSRELGRDKSGLAGPSRDSSALNVDAGVRLLRYERECEARHRRQMEQEVCRMRTVELSALRLEESRKARQHLLTYKQELDRLHADRATRLKHQEEAAAERLRRKESEIEKKGFALRQEISVQLRATQQQQRDQKRQWELEQQALDLRAKALDAREARLSEKENRKSQEDALSEKQLQLKMEEHKRAVELELGESLSQLRNDRLALEREKQQVRLAQERHRSLESQAKAHAAANEHMQTTIRQLEAAAALMQQEKVQLHEQLRLAHEVAKQMKGHLDTRESEVRCLKQENAALLEQLSTKKDVEQGVHRAHSRTVEELHGCIRESRLVSQELERKASLLQDELARVRYEREQAVAKAREEVQKEAEKQTQKLQNDLTQERHLRAQKEQEAHRAQVELERLSIRRLQWQQKAQRRQGDVSAAYSEQQRQLISSLSAALHATADTEEEAEEEKENVRLPTLLHRNRVREQSNDEDQKHAEPMLQPVPDRGSWTTPRPYPSRGGCLRTTPARRRSNEKPCRGIDQETRSPRSRETFKQGRTADQPFGFCLGDVPLGSLEKICRENCTSGVSCLEKSYGKLSPSDRVQCLHTDADLGQGTFPKSRKTGFQRELTEMKIEDLERRVKHFIESLQSSGNQAMRGNPSETRRPSPSSRPGPFQLMRAADNPPQLGRGRVFPSRVLSASAQCARPLELAASASVSAQAGRKHFRFCRSTSVPRFSPEEEKLSDTPDLEGNREKKRSGQKPLVPASRTSEPRGTPMCAEPHKVRGEQKGTRSDRGVPAGCAADISSFRDPVSGPDSHKIPVTKSTRQPSPQLATSFRDPGLLQSGVHKRHHESKALLPLSQKSSGELTDTGIRVMLATSSNETQKAVFVQLSPRPGAVSAPPVLSLEARERSPAACCFSPEETGVSPSAWVQNRPWSAVGVSGTRERGPEVPTGIRGDAATAPAGKRDGEALRDLNEGTRHDVRSCSGSDLLCASPRTLGAERSGALEFEQGNEENCGKARGTEVEKTRRFCEGNIFCESRATIGPFARGRGLLAAAAAEDDDEDLEEGEVREGGTGGATGHCVDIGGRSSREGTMLRREELLLPQRALERGATFCVLQEVLAISPDKSTAREPSGPSEQHTAAVWLATSAPQLVANAQLDTQASVRQLCSVSPSSGHFDALGVTDAPGHRPLLGGLGTLPSTSRVASLPEKVRSPTAGVAGKSTDRETSRDAAPHLGGLPAPKRGLAHRERSLAQETQTDEIRRLRSSPGSLNLGDRVATQPRLRPLHDAYELSPVSPLAPGASMQEPEAGDGALQTLAVSAEALSRPTSERREHSPQLCRSDALDPMNESAFAGPASPYYGGSNAQEQRREATLEPEDAGTDRVAFVSQREGKPTCTVSYACGRVDDLSQGRAVRSHLPVVDARSPCHMPRSLSRQPDTFHVKPHVSAFVPIASSPGLLACLPVRQDDMSSHSEFIGYSHAGSTFSVASPEANCGPRVYAGLHPSVERNSGNCASVEDLSSSPCHEFLETSLCVSRSRQLSSLDRRGIQPGSSQNLLPDPPEKARSLKRSVSRSPVQTQHHFSAVRRSLSNLPSNSQTSPGRDTVRRRQRGAHATSAEAETTSGPTVGNKEGTFAGGQQCQSRCEAVAMGGEVESSQHLSCSRARAPSSSFSPLPQSPRTRTLAHVSAEPSRLRSPRPRSGVTTPRTRRISRSASRHGPRSLLPRPSSRTESRSVSPVPASRLLSLRTVSRSLSPRPPRHPSNLLPQSRSPSSRPLSRRSSPTAVGLRGQSDLSSGPPAVSLTPLSAASPSLRIPSPSARNTVGKRSRSRSTQKSPVPPRSPSPPAHAHWTELNSPQWRLPELAPDPLPAHYPAGTAARAFAAYNRPGATCSVCTPLARSAQGSPSSRMSARRSSDPGSACDQSFGPSKQSFHNARHDRPPSAGGLSSQLDSESLGSPAAGETRGLGDGGRPERLSTFSTNSPVTANAGWAPGVLGPVSDDHSIDQPLVLDDTVAELSVPLAVSYTVAAEMADLHDR; from the coding sequence ATGGAGGTTTCTGAACTGCCTGTTAAATCAATGCCTGGGATGGTTCGTGCATCGGAAACAAACGCGAGGAAAGATGGCTTCACACCGCAGGCTCTCCTTCCTGCATTTGAAGCTGTGAAACGTCAAGCGATAGAAAAGATActgagagagagtggagatgACCTTCGCTTCCAGCTGCGTTCCTATATTGTTGAGCGGTTGTATGGAGGGGCCTGGCGTGGACGCTCTACGCAGCATGGCGGTGCTTCGCACTGTGATGGCGCGGCGACAGCAGTCCCCCCAAGTTTGCCAGATGCCGATGAACTTGTGCGGAAAGACCGAACGCAACATACAtcctctcttgtttctcctggTTGCCAGACCAGTCGTCCACAAAGCAGCTTGACTGCGAGACAAGGCCTACCCACTTCCTCGCCAGGGACGGGGCCCCAACATCAGCAATGCAAAGAAGGCTGGCTGCGACAAGCACGAACAGTCTTTCCACTGGAGCGACAAAGACGCTATCCCGCAGCGCCTCTTAGACAAAAAACACTCGGTTGCCTTCTCCTCGAGTTTCTGCACAAAAATGGCTTCCCGTATTCTGCGTCAGTTTTGAGGCAGGAAGCAGGCATCCCTGCGTGGGACACTCTTTCGCCACAGCATATCTGCACTGCACTGGATTTACCCTCTCAACCGCTGGTGCCTCCGCCTCGAAGGCCTGGCGAGTCTTGCGAACCAcgtccagagagaagaaccagTTTGCTCGATCACATTCTCGAACTCGTGAGGCAGCGGAAAATAGTGGGGTCGTCCCCCCGCAGAATCGTGGCGCGTGCCACTCTGTCACCGTTGCGGCCATCGTCGACCACAGCGTGTCGACCTCAACGAAGGAAAGCGAGTTCTCCAGGCTCATCGCGAAATGCGTTCCCTCCATCCGCCGCCTCAACAGGAAGTAAATACTCGACGTCGAAACGGAGAGTTCCGAGCAACTCTGTGTCGCGCTGCAGCCGTTCCAGCTGCACTTCCCGGTGCAGCAGTTTCACGTGTTCGTGCAGAAGCACTCTACGTTTAGTCAGCGGATGTAGTCGGTCGTTCTCAGAGCCTCCACGCATATCGTTGCCTCTCGAATCGTCAAAGAGCTGCTGCTCCGTTTACTGCGATGCTTGCGACGGGGTCGCGGACCTCGCTGAGTGCGCGGCGTGCGACgccggagagcgagagctgCAACGGTCTGCGTCCCTAGGGTTTCCAAATGTCTGCTCATGTGAGACTTGGGTGACTTCCCCTCGGCAAATGCGAGGAAAAACCGTGAAACGGGGTCGCGCAGACCGAAAACAATCTCATTCCGGAGATCCGATCCTAAGAAGGGCTTCCACGGGGGGTCTCGCCCGTTCGGACTCTTTTTGGGGACCAGGGAACGAGTCGCGACACCGAGGCGGCTCAGCGCACTCTGCCAGGTTCTCTTCTGGACGCAGGCATCTGCAGAACAGTGGCGATGAAATGCATGGGGGCAGGCAGAAGGAGCTCCAAAAGCAAGCGAGTGTGGCCGACAGACTTCGGGAAATCGACCGTGAATACCGAAAAAAGCTCGAGGCCATAGACGCCCGAGGGCAACTGAGTGACGATGTGAGCTGCAGCTGTTCCAGTCCATGCAGTGGCGACTGGATCAGTTGCAGCCGTGAACTCGGGCGAGACAAGTCTGGTTTGGCGGGTCCATCGAGAGACTCCTCAGCACTAAACGTGGATGCAGGCGTCCGCCTGTTGCGTTACGAGCGAGAATGTGAGGCGCGCCACCGTCGCCAGATGGAGCAGGAAGTGTGTCGCATGCGAACGGTGGAGCTGAGCGCTTTGCGGCTGGAAGAAAGCCGGAAGGCCAGACAGCACCTGCTGACCTACAAGCAGGAGCTGGACCGCCTGCACGCAGATCGCGCGACGCGGCTGAAGCACCAGGAAGAGGCTGCCGCGGAGCGTCTGCGGcggaaagagagcgaaatcGAGAAGAAGGGCTTTGCCTTGAGACAAGAAATCAGTGTTCAACTCCGAGCCactcagcagcagcagcgggaCCAGAAACGCCAGTGGGAACTCGAGCAGCAGGCTCTGGACCTGCGCGCGAAGGCTCTGGACGCACGAGAGGCGCGACtctcagaaaaagaaaaccgcAAAAGCCAAGAGGACGCACTCAGCGAGAAGCAGCTACAACTGAAGATGGAGGAACACAAACGCGCGGTCGAATTAGAACTGGGAGAAAGCCTGTCCCAGCTTCGGAATGACCGTCTGGCCCTcgagcgcgagaagcagcaagtGCGACTCGCCCAGGAGCGCCACAGGAGCCTGGAGTCCCAGGCGAAAGCGCATGCCGCGGCGAACGAGCACATGCAGACGACGATCAGGCAACTAGAAGCGGCTGCGGCTTTGATGCAGCAAGAGAAAGTCCAGCTCCACGAGCAGCTGCGCCTCGCACACGAAGTCGCGAAGCAAATGAAGGGTCACCTGGACACTCGAGAGTCTGAGGTGCGTTGTCTAAAGCAAGAGAACGCGGCTCTGCTGGAGCAGCTGTCAACGAAAAAAGATGTTGAGCAGGGTGTCCACCGTGCCCACTCACGCACAGTCGAGGAGCTTCACGGATGCATTCGAGAAAGTCGACTCGTCTCCCAAGAACTTGAACGAAAAGCCTCCCTGCTTCAGGATGAACTCGCCCGTGTCCGGTACGAGCGAGAGCAGGCAgtggcgaaggcgagagaagaagtacagaaagaggcggagaaacagacgcaaaAGCTGCAAAACGACCTCACCCAGGAGCGACATCTTCGGGCTCAGAAGGAGCAAGAAGCGCACAGAGCGCAGGTCGAGCTGGAGAGGCTCAGCATCCGAAGACTCCAGTGGCAACAGAAGGCGCAGCGGCGACAAGGCGACGTCTCTGCAGCGTACTCGGAacaacagagacagctgatttcgtcgctgtctgccGCTCTTCACGCCACGGCTgacactgaagaagaagccgaggaagagaaggaaaacgtgAGGCTGCCGACGCTCCTTCACCGAAATCGCGTCAGGGAGCAAAGCAATGACGAAGATCAGAAACATGCTGAGCCTATGCTTCAACCTGTGCCAGATCGAGGATCCTGGACAACCCCTCGGCCATATCCTAGCAGAGGAGGCTGTCTCCGTACCACTCCTGCTCGTCGCAGATCCAATGAAAAGCCTTGCAGGGGAATTGACCAAGAGACAAGAAGTCCTAGGAGTCGAGAGACCTTTAAACAAGGAAGAACAGCTGATCAGCCCTTCGGGTTCTGTCTAGGCGATGTGCCGCTCGGCTCTCTCGAGAAAATCTGTAGAGAAAACTGTACGTCGGGGGTGAGCTGCTTGGAGAAGAGTTACGGAAAGCTGTCTCCGAGTGACAGGGTGCAATGTCTACACACCGACGCGGACTTGGGGCAAGGAACGTTCCCCAAGAGTAGAAAAACAGGCTTTCAACGCGAGCTGACAGAGATGAAAATTGAGGATCTTGAGCGGCGCGTCAAACACTTCATTGAGTCTCTACAGTCTTCTGGCAACCAGGCTATGCGTGGAAATCCCTCAGAAACCAGGCGGCCTTCGCCTAGTTCGCGGCCCGGGCCTTTCCAGCTTATGCGAGCTGCCGACAACCCGCCTCAACTCGGTAGAGGACGCGTGTTCCCTTCTCGagtcctctctgcgtctgcacaGTGTGCCAGGCCTCTAGAGCTCGCCGCGAGTGCTAGCGTATCTGCGCAGGCAGGCCGAAAGCATTTTCGTTTTTGCCGCAGTACCTCTGTACCTCGATTCTCccctgaagaagagaagctaAGCGATACGCCTGACCTAGAAggaaacagggagaagaagcgctcCGGACAGAAGCCTCTCGTTCCTGCCTCGAGGACTTCAGAGCCCCGAGGTACCCCGATGTGTGCAGAGCCCCACAAAGTTCGTGGCGAGCAGAAGGGAACCAGGAGTGACCGCGGGGTTCCGGCTGGATGCGCGGCCGACATTTCGAGTTTCCGTGATCCAGTTTCAGGGCCAGACTCGCATAAGATTCCAGTGACGAAAAGCACCCGTCAACCCTCCCCTCAGCTAGCCACGTCTTTCCGGGATCCGGGCCTTCTGCAGTCTGGAGTTCACAAACGCCACCACGAGTCGAAAGCTCTGCTCCCGCTCTCCCAGAAGTCTTCCGGGGAACTCACCGACACAGGCATCCGCGTCATGCTAGCCACGAGTTCGAACGAGACTCAAAAGGCAGTCTTCgtgcagctgtctcctcgacctGGAGCGGTGTCTGCACCTCCTGTCCTGTCTCTGGAAGCGCGCGAGCGTTCGCCGGCGGCATGCTGTTTCTCGCCAGAAGAGACTggtgtctcgccttctgcttgGGTCCAGAACAGACCCTGGAGTGCGGTGGGCGTTTCAGGAACACGAGAGCGAGGTCCGGAAGTACCTACGGGAATACGGGGTGATGCCGCAACCGCGCCCGCTGGgaagcgagacggagaagcttTACGTGATTTGAACGAAGGGACAAGGCACGACGTTAGGTCGTGCTCTGGCTCAGATCTTCTCTGTGCGTCACCAAGAACGCTTGGAGCAGAACGAAGTGGAGCACTCGAGTTTGAGCAGGGGAATGAGGAGAACTGCGGGAAAGCACGGGGTacggaagtggagaaaacacGGAGGTTCTGTGAAGGAAATATCTTCTGCGAGTCTAGGGCGACAATCGGACCCTTCGCTAGAGGCAGAGGGCTgctcgctgcagctgcagcagaggACGATGACGAAGATttggaagaaggagaagttCGTGAAGGAGGCACGGGAGGTGCCACAGGCCACTGCGTCGACATTGGAGGACGTAGCAGTCGTGAGGGGACAATGCTTCGGCGGGAAGAGCTGCTCCTCCCTCAGAGAGCtttggagagaggagcgacgTTCTGTGTGCTTCAAGAGGTTCTCGCGATATCCCCTGACAAATCCACAGCTCGTGAGCCTTCTGGACCATCTGAACAACACACAGCAGCGGTTTGGCTGGCCACCTCCGCGCCTCAACTGGTCGCAAATGCCCAGCTAGACACCCAGGCGTCTGTCAGGCAGCTCTGCAGcgtgtcgccttcctctggcCATTTTGACGCTCTTGGCGTGACAGACGCTCCAGGACATCGTCCACTACTCGGGGGTCTGGGAACCTTGCCGTCCACAAgccgcgtcgcttctctccccgagAAGGTTAGGAGCCCGACCGCAGGCGTTGCTGGCAAGTCAACGGATCGCGAGACATCTCGAGATGCAGCACCGCACCTCGGAGGGCTACCGGCTCCAAAACGAGGCCTTGCTCACCGGGAACGTTCCCTTGcacaagagacacaaacCGATGAGATACGTCGTCTCAGATCATCGCCGGGTAGCTTGAATCTTGGAGACAGAGTGGCCACGCAGCCTCGACTCAGGCCTTTGCACGACGCCTACGAActgtctccagtctctccgCTAGCTCCAGGGGCGTCGATGCAAGAGCCGGAAGCAGGCGACGGAGCCCTACAGACGCTAGCTGTGTCAGCGGAAGCTCTCTCTCGACCAACTTCGGAGCGCAGAGAGCACTCTCCACAGTTGTGTCGCAGCGATGCACTAGACCCGATGAACGAAAGCGCATTTGCGGGGCCTGCGTCGCCTTATTATGGAGGTAGCAACGCGCAGGAGCAGAGGCGCGAAGCAACACTCGAACCGGAAGATGCAGGCACTGATAGAGTCGCTTTCGTgagtcagagagaaggcaagccCACTTGTACGGTGTCGTACGCCTGCGGCAGGGTCGACGATCTGTCCCAAGGCCGGGCAGTGAGGTCACATTTGCCTGTCGTCGACGCTCGATCGCCCTGTCACATGCCTCGGAGCCTTTCGCGTCAGCCAGACACGTTCCACGTCAAGCCCCATGTGTCTGCTTTCGTACCCATCGCTTCAAGTCCtggtcttctcgcctgtctccccgTTAGACAGGATGACATGTCAAGTCACTCTGAGTTTATAGGGTACAGCCATGCAGGTTCTACCTTCAGTGTTGCTTCTCCAGAAGCAAACTGCGGCCCACGTGTGTATGCGGGTCTTCACCCCAGCGTGGAACGGAACAGTGGAAACTGTGCATCCGTGGAAGATCTTTCGTCGTCTCCATGTCACGAGTTTCTGGAgacctctctctgcgtctcccgaAGTCGGCAGCTGTCGTCCCTCGATCGGCGTGGCATACAGCCGGGGTCCAGTCAGAACCTGCTTCCGGATCCTCCGGAGAAAGCGCGCTCCTTGAAAAGGAGTGTTTCGCGGAGCCCAGTGCAGACGCAACATCATTTTTCTGCTGTCAGACGCAGTCTGTCGAACCTTCCAAGCAACAGTCAAACTTCACCTGGCCGCGATACTGTCAGGCGACGGCAGCGCGGGGCGCACGCAACGTCTGCAGAGGCTGAGACGACGTCAGGGCCCACCGTCGGAAATAAAGAAGGAACTTTCGCGGGAGGACAGCAGTGTCAGAGCCGCTGCGAGGCCGTGGCAATGGgaggagaagtggagagtTCGCAACATTTGTCTTGTTCTCGTGCAAGAGCGCCaagttcttccttctcgcctcttcctcagTCTCCCCGAACACGGACCCTTGCACATGTCTCTGCTGAACCTAGCCGTCTGCGCTCACCCCGTCCTCGCTCGGGTGTCACTACACCCCGCACCCGCAGGATCAgtcgctctgcctctcgacATGGCCCTCGTTCGCTCTTGCCTCGTCCGTCTTCGCGTACAGAGTCtcgttctgtgtctcccgttcctgcttctcggttgctttctctccgaaCCGTCTCCAGgtccttgtctcctcgtcctccacGTCACCCGTCAAACCTGCTCCCCCAGTCGcggtcgccgtcttctcgtcctctctctcggagAAGTTCCCCTACCGCTGTCGGTTTACGTGGGCAGTCGGATTTGTCGTCAGGTCCGCCCGCTGTCTCTTTGACTCCGTTGtcggctgcttctccctcgttgcGTAtaccctcgccttctgcgagGAATACTGTTGGAAAGAGAAGTCGAAGCAGAAGCACGCAAAAGAGTCCAGTCCCTCCTCGGAGCCCAAGCCCGCCGGCGCATGCGCACTGGACTGAACTGAATTCGCCGCAGTGGCGACTCCCTGAACTTGCACCGGACCCCCTGCCTGCCCACTATCCAGCAGGGACAGCTGCGAGAGCCTTCGCTGCCTATAACCGGCCTGGAGCGACGTGCAGCGTATGTACACCTCTGGCGCGGTCTGCCCAGGGATCTCCGTCGAGTCGGATGTCGGCGCGGAGGAGTTCCGATCCAGGTTCTGCTTGCGATCAGAGCTTTGGTCCTTCGAAACAGAGTTTCCACAACGCTAGACACGACAGACCACCTTCTGCCGGAGGACTGTCGTCCCAACTGGACAGCGAATCGCTGGGGTCGCCAGCCGCTGGCGAGACTCGCGGGCTGGGAGACGGCGGCAGGCCAGAGCGATTGAGCACCTTTTCTACGAACTCTCCTGTGACCGCGAACGCTGGCTGGGCTCCTGGAGTGCTCGGTCCCGTCAGCGACGATCACTCCATCGACCAGCCTCTCGTGTTGGATGACACTGTGGCAGAATTAAGTGTTCCTCTCGCAGTCAGTTACACTGTAGCCGCCGAGATGGCAGATCTACACGACCGGTGA
- a CDS encoding acetyltransferase, GNAT family protein (encoded by transcript TGME49_260010), with product MGRLPDVQNAAATPASASRENSANSSSANSASKAPFPDPPPCFGLGQLTRHNAMQLKQLNLATLPVTYGDTLYEQLQRHSEFSRLGYLGEVMVGAICCRVEAPAAPAPGAAKKKHRLYIMTLSVLKPYRRYGVASGLLSYVLSRASQPQTGVELEDCYLHVWTENKYALAFYEKRGFVNEGIQENYYTDVTPTSAYILRAPLPWVYADPKLASRDADDYDVTQHNLVAAVSPPGSK from the exons ATGGGGAGGCTGCCAGACGTCCAGAACGCGGCGGCGACGCCAGCGAGCGCCTCTCGTGAAAACTCTGCGAATTCATCCAGTGCAAACAGTGCTTCGAAGGCTCCTTTTCCAGATCCCCCACCATGCTTCGGATTAGGGCAGCTCACTCGACATAATGCGATGCAGCTGAAGCAGCTCAACCTCGCAACTCTCCCCGTCACTTACGGAGACACGCTGTATGAACAGCTCCAGCGACATAGCGAGTTCTCGCGGCTTG GCTACTTGGGAGAAGTGATGGTCGGTGCCATCTGCTGCCGAGTAGAAGCCCCTGCAGCTCCAGCTCCAGGCGCCgccaagaagaaacaccGTCTGTACATCATGACGCTATCAGTCCTAAAGCCTTACCGCAGATACGGCGTTG CCTCTGGTCTTTTGTCCTACGTGCTCTCGCGAGCGTCTCAGCCACAGACAGGCGTCGAGTTGGAGGACTGTTACCTGCATGTCTGGACTGAGAACAAGTATGCTCTTGCCTTCTACGAGAAGCGTGGCTTCGTCAATGAAGGAATCCAGGAAAACTACTACACAGATGTCACTCCAACGTCTGCCTACATTCTGCGAGCGCCGCTGCCTTGGGTCTATGCAGACCCTAAACTTGCATCAAGAGACGCCGACGACTACGACGTCACGCAGCACAACCTTGTCGCCGCGGTCTCGCCACCTGGCAGCAAGTAG